In Glycine max cultivar Williams 82 chromosome 7, Glycine_max_v4.0, whole genome shotgun sequence, a single window of DNA contains:
- the LOC100816161 gene encoding E3 ubiquitin-protein ligase RNF144A has protein sequence MEGTSSAPTTLPSTPEDNRLLVDDFFFSALYDAEEVFPISDEKYAEELQLQEVLYSSTVSSTGVTKEVIQIDVDVDCDTPLRILKGKQKETGESSQQVYCGICMDAKYGEEMFRNQNCSHSFCDDCIGRYVATKVQENISMVKCPHPKCKGVIEPQYCRSFIPKEVFDRWENALCENLVLGSQKFYCPFKDCSAVLINDAEEIVTVSECPHCNRLFCAQCKVSWHAGVDCKEFQNLKEYEREREDLMVMELAKNKSWKRCPKCIFYVERIDGYVAMNFAMPVDPLGVVVCTMNVDLVKNCWKQVCNVIVFE, from the exons ATGGAGGGAACTTCATCGGCACCAACGACTTTGCCCTCTACTCCTGAAGATAATCGTCTCTTGGTTGACGatttcttcttttcagccctttATGATGCTGAAGAAGTATTTCCAATTTCAGATGAGAAATATGCAGAAGAGCTACAACTACAAGAAGTCCTATATTCCTCTACAGTGTCAAGTACTGGAGTTACAAAGGAAGTTATTCAAATTGATGTAGATGTTGACTGTGATACCCCTTTGAGAATCCTCAAGGGCAAACAGAAAGAGACCGGTGAATCTTCCCAACAAGTCTATTGTGGTATTTGTATGGATGCCAAATATGGTGAAGAAATGTTCAGAAACCAAAACTGCTCCCACTCATTTTGTGATGATTGCATTGGGAGATATGTGGCTACAAAGGTTCAGGAGAATATATCAATGGTGAAATGCCCTCACCCCAAATGCAAAGGGGTTATAGAGCCTCAGTACTGTCGCTCATTTATCCCTAAGGAAGTGTTTGATCGATGGGAAAATGCCCTATGTGAGAATTTGGTGCTTGGATCACAAAAATTTTATTGCCCTTTTAAGGattgttctgctgtgttgaTAAATGATGCAGAGGAAATTGTGACTGTTTCGGAGTGTCCACACTGCAACAGATTGTTTTGTGCACAGTGCAAGGTTTCGTGGCATGCAGGAGTAGATTGTAAGGAGTTTCAGAATTTGAAGGAGTACGAGCGAGAGAGGGAAGATTTGATGGTGATGGAACTTGCCAAGAATAAAAGTTGGAAAAGATGTCCAAAATGCATCTTTTATGTGGAAAGAATCGATGGAT ATGTGGCAATGAATTTTGCTATGCCTGTGGATCCTCTTGGAGTGGTGGTCTGCACTATGAATGTAGACCTCGTTAAGAATTGCTGGAAGCAAGTGTGCAATGTTATTG TTTTTGAATGA
- the LOC121175156 gene encoding agamous-like MADS-box protein AGL29: MDSSSRAKTVNAATMQNKKRGKIEIKEVEQRNRRYVTFSKRKLGLFNKLTELSVLCQVETAVIITSQNGKLYSCGYPDPDAVVRRYLTGGPPLRRNRAIKREQQEFVEQQRLEYEAVQNQLKEEKKRLQEIKGTQNNNGFCFAAPWWNLPTEGMGLEDLEQFKTSLERLKFNLVGALQEKQMNSVPSMPHAAMLPPMPSTVVPPVPHAAMVPPMSSTMVPPVPHAAMVPPMMPPQFQNMSLLRAQRLSGNQVQDDYWRSAAIASTASTFASNVFGSLKNYGYTT, translated from the coding sequence atggattcttcATCTAGAGCAAAGACTGTCAATGCAGCaacaatgcaaaacaaaaagagGGGAAAGATTGAGATCAAAGAAGTTGAGCAGAGAAACCGGCGTTACGTGACTTTCTCCAAACGCAAACTAGGGTTATTCAACAAACTCACCGAGCTCTCTGTTCTCTGCCAAGTAGAGACCGCTGTGATCATCACCTCCCAAAACGGGAAGCTCTATTCCTGCGGCTACCCCGACCCCGACGCCGTCGTTCGGCGCTACCTCACCGGAGGGCCTCCGCTGCGGCGCAACCGTGCAATCAAGAGGGAGCAGCAAGAGTTCGTTGAGCAGCAAAGGCTGGAATACGAGGCTGTTCAGAATCagttgaaagaagagaaaaagcgTCTGCAAGAAATCAAAGGGACGCAAAATAATAATGGTTTCTGCTTTGCGGCCCCTTGGTGGAATCTCCCCACCGAGGGTATGGGTTTGGAGGATCTTGAACAGTTCAAGACTTCTTTGGAACGTTTGAAGTTTAACCTAGTTGGGGCGCTGCAAGAGAAGCAGATGAATTCGGTCCCATCAATGCCACATGCTGCTATGCTTCCACCAATGCCATCTACTGTGGTTCCACCAGTGCCACATGCTGCTATGGTTCCACCAATGTCATCTACTATGGTTCCACCAGTGCCACATGCTGCTATGGTTCCACCAATGATGCCACCACAGTTTCAAAACATGTCGCTCTTGAGGGCTCAACGTTTAAGTGGAAATCAAGTTCAAGATGATTATTGGAGGAGTGCTGCTATAGCTAGTACTGCTTCGACGTTTGCTTCAAATGTTTTTGGAAGCCTGAAAAATTATGGGTATACTACTTAA
- the LOC100817221 gene encoding FCS-Like Zinc finger 17 isoform X2: protein MLPKFIISPFRVESQEGKHVNKRRKHVRSFESTNMDVGLRLLPQITSSNSTSNVLLKSAVRKANQQSIPQDFCFLKTCNLCNKQLSPDKDIYMYRDQGFCSVECRNRQIVLDEMRELESSTKQMVAAYRQCSSEARSETRLILEDLRMQRLKSRV from the exons ATGCTTCCAAAGTTCATCATTAGCCCCTTCAGGGTGGAATCCCAAGAAGGGAAGCATGTGAACAAGAGAAGAAAGCATGTGAGATCATTTGAGAGTACCAACATGGATGTTGGTTTGAGACTTCTCCCTCAAATTACAAGCTCAAATAGCACATCAAATGTCCTCTTGAAATCTGCAGTGAGAAAGGCAAACCAACAATCCATCCCTCAAGACTTTTGCTTCCTTAAAACTTGCAATCTATGCAATAAGCAACTCAGTCCAGACAAAGATATTTACATGTACAG AGATCAAGGTTTCTGCAGTGTAGAGTGCCGGAACAGACAAATAGTTTTGGATGAGATGAGAGAATTAGAGAGCTCTACCAAGCAAATGGTAGCTGCTTATAGGCAATGTTCTAGTGAGGCACGTAGTGAGACTCGCCTTATACTTGAGGACCTACGAATGCAGAGACTTAAATCTAGAGTCTAA
- the LOC100817221 gene encoding FCS-Like Zinc finger 17 isoform X1, producing MLPKFIISPFRVESQEGKHVNKRRKHVRSFESTNMDVGLRLLPQITSSNSTSNVLLKSAVRKANQQSIPQDFCFLKTCNLCNKQLSPDKDIYMYSRDQGFCSVECRNRQIVLDEMRELESSTKQMVAAYRQCSSEARSETRLILEDLRMQRLKSRV from the exons ATGCTTCCAAAGTTCATCATTAGCCCCTTCAGGGTGGAATCCCAAGAAGGGAAGCATGTGAACAAGAGAAGAAAGCATGTGAGATCATTTGAGAGTACCAACATGGATGTTGGTTTGAGACTTCTCCCTCAAATTACAAGCTCAAATAGCACATCAAATGTCCTCTTGAAATCTGCAGTGAGAAAGGCAAACCAACAATCCATCCCTCAAGACTTTTGCTTCCTTAAAACTTGCAATCTATGCAATAAGCAACTCAGTCCAGACAAAGATATTTACATGTACAG CAGAGATCAAGGTTTCTGCAGTGTAGAGTGCCGGAACAGACAAATAGTTTTGGATGAGATGAGAGAATTAGAGAGCTCTACCAAGCAAATGGTAGCTGCTTATAGGCAATGTTCTAGTGAGGCACGTAGTGAGACTCGCCTTATACTTGAGGACCTACGAATGCAGAGACTTAAATCTAGAGTCTAA
- the LOC100815626 gene encoding probable E3 ubiquitin-protein ligase ARI10, with protein sequence MEGTSSVSIDPSTPEDNRLLVDDFFFPALYDEKCAEVVQLQEVLFSSLMSSTRITKEVIQIDVDVDCDTPLRILKGKQKETGECSRQVYCGICMDAKYGEEMFRNQNCSHSFCDDCIGRYVATKVQENISMVKCPHPKCKGVIEPQYCRSFIPKEVFDRWEDALCENLVPGSQKFYCPFKDCSAMLINDAEEIVTVSECPHCNRLFCAQCKVSWHAGVECKEFQNLKEYEREREDLMVMELAKNKNWKRCPKCSFYVERIDGCTHISCRCGNEFCYACGSKWGSHHACVTPR encoded by the coding sequence ATGGAGGGAACTTCATCGGTATCAATTGATCCCTCTACTCCTGAAGATAATCGTCTTTTGGTTGATGATTTCTTCTTTCCAGCCCTTTATGATGAGAAATGTGCAGAAGTGGTACAACTACAAGAAGTCCTATTTTCCTCTCTAATGTCAAGTACTAGAATTACAAAGGAAGTCATTCAAATTGATGTAGATGTTGACTGTGATACCCCTTTGAGAATCCTCAAGGGCAAACAGAAAGAGACCGGTGAATGTTCCCGACAAGTCTATTGTGGTATTTGTATGGATGCCAAATATGGTGAAGAAATGTTCAGAAACCAAAACTGCTCCCACTCATTTTGTGATGATTGCATTGGGAGATATGTGGCTACAAAGGTTCAGGAGAATATATCAATGGTGAAATGCCCTCACCCCAAATGCAAAGGGGTTATAGAGCCTCAGTACTGTCGCTCATTTATCCCTAAGGAAGTCTTTGATCGATGGGAAGATGCCCTATGTGAGAATTTGGTGCCTGGATCACAAAAATTTTATTGCCCTTTTAAGGATTGTTCTGCTATGTTGATAAATGATGCAGAGGAAATTGTGACTGTTTCGGAGTGTCCACACTGCAACAGATTGTTTTGTGCACAGTGCAAGGTTTCGTGGCATGCAGGAGTAGAATGTAAGGAGTTTCAGAATTTGAAGGAGTACGAGCGAGAGAGGGAAGATTTGATGGTGATGGAACTTGCTAAGAATAAAAATTGGAAAAGATGTCCAAAATGCAGCTTTTATGTGGAAAGAATCGATGGATGTACACATATTTCTTGCAG